A window from Urocitellus parryii isolate mUroPar1 chromosome 1, mUroPar1.hap1, whole genome shotgun sequence encodes these proteins:
- the LOC113198093 gene encoding neuropeptide Y receptor type 6: MEASLNQPASNKTSAKSNNSAFFYFESCQPPYLALLLLLIVYTVVLIVGLFGNLSLIIIIFKKQREAQNVTNILIANLSLSDILVCIMCIPFTVVYTLMDHWIFGNTMCKLTSYVQSVSISVSIFSLVLIAIERYQLIVNPRGWKPSISHAYWGITFIWLISLLLSIPLFLSYHLTDEPFRNLSLPTDIYTHRVACIEKWPSKINQLLFSTSLFMLQYFVPLGFILICYLKIVICLRKRNRKVDWKRENESRLSENKRINTMLISIVVTFGACWLPLNIFNVIFDWYHEVLMSCQHNLVFVVCHLVAMVSTCINPLFYGFLNKNFQKDLVVLIHHCWCFAPRERYENIAISAMHTDESKGSLKLAHLPTGI; this comes from the coding sequence ATGGAAGCTTCCCTCAACCAGCCAGCATCTAATAAAACCAGTGCAAAGAGCAATAACTCTGCATTTTTCTACTTTGAGTCCTGTCAACCCCCTTATCTTGCCTTACTATTGTTACTCATAGTCTATACTGTGGTCTTAATTGTGGGCCTCTTTGGAAACCTCTCtcttatcatcatcatttttaagaagcagagagaagctcAGAACGTCACTAACATACTGATTGCCAATCTCTCCCTCTCTGACATCTTGGTGTGTATCATGTGCATCCCTTTCACAGTCGTCTACACTCTGATGGACCACTGGATATTTGGAAACACCATGTGCAAACTCACTTCCTATGTGCAGAGTGTCTCAATCTCTGTGTCCATTTTCTCACTTGTATTAATTGCTATCGAAAGATATCAGCTTATTGTCAACCCCCGTGGCTGGAAGCCCAGCATCTCTCATGCCTACTGGGGCATCACCTTTATTTGGCTCATTTCCCTTCTGTTATCTATTCCCTTGTTCCTGTCCTACCACCTCACTGATGAGCCCTTTCGCAACCTCTCTCTCCCCACGGACATTTACACCCACAGAGTGGCCTGTATAGAGAAGTGGCCCTCCAAAATAAACCAGCTCCTCTTTTCCACTTCCTTGTTTATGCTCCAGTATTTTGTTCCTCTGGGCTTCATCCTCATCTGCTACCTGAAGATTGTTATCTGCCTCCGCAAGAGAAACAGGAAAGTAGACTggaagagggaaaatgagagcCGGCTCAGTGAGAACAAGAGGATCAACACAATGCTGATCTCCATCGTGGTGACGTTTGGAGCCTGCTGGCTGCCCTTGAACATCTTCAATGTAATCTTTGACTGGTATCACGAGGTGCTGATGAGCTGCCAACATAACCTGGTATTTGTAGTTTGCCACTTGGTTGCTATGGTTTCTACATGCATAAACCCTCTCTTTTATGGCTTCCTCAACAAAAATTTCCAGAAGGACCTGGTGGTGTTAATTCACCACTGTTGGTGCTTTGCACCTCGggaaagatatgaaaatattgcCATCTCCGCTATGCACACAGATGAATCCAAGGGATCTTTAAAACTGGCTCACCTACCAACAGGTATATAA